The sequence below is a genomic window from Candidatus Poribacteria bacterium.
AGGCACGAACTTCAGGCCACATCGCTCGTTTCGCAATATCTTCGGGTTTAATTCCAGCTAACCGATCAAGAAACGTGAGAAATGTTTTCTCGTGCATTAGAGATGTATTGCCTTCACCGTGTTCCTCCCAAACATTGCGAATGACCTCCAAGCGCAATTCCGATGTCGGGATCTTCGCAGCAAGGGCTGCCATCGGACGGTTGAAAAACACGACAGCAAAATAGAACTGAATTTGTGTTTCAACAAAATCATCGAAATCAAAAGTGTCGTCGCGCAAAGATTGAAAATATGGGTTCATCCATACATTCGTCTCTTTCAGGATGTTGTCAATACTCCTGTTCATTCGTACTCACTTCCTTTTTCCGACATGAACGCTGGCATAAAATAAGCTGCGTTCGATTTCTTGGAACCGAATACCCAACCCTTCATTGAAGGTAAATGAATCGCCAAAATAGGTTGAAAGATCGGTGTAATTATTGAGTTGACGATACAGAACCGTCGCTCCAGATTTCATTTCGTTTTGAAGATAACCGATAAGGGAAGTAATCTCAGCTAATGGCATCCAATCCATAATGTTGGATAGAGATATGAGATCAAAACGTTGCAGCTCCGGGACCCCATCCAGTGTCCCTTCAATCATCTGAAAACAGTAATCGGTAAATGGTGCTAAGAGGTAATAAGGCAGACTTGCCGGACGTTGGAGATAGTATCCAAGAAATACATGATGAAGAAAGTAATTATCAAACGCCCCTGCAGAGGTCAAGCCTTTTTCAAATAACCTCTGAAAGTAACGCCGATAACTCCCAGTTTCAGCGTGCTGTGTAGCGTCTGGACCAAACATCGCATTCAGAAGTGAGTCGCTAAAGTACAGATCGAACGCTACTGACCAATACTTGTTCGAGAAGAGCAGCTCTGAGACATCCGCAAGTCGACCTTTCTCTTCAAATAACAGTCGGATTTCCGCTTCGTCGGCAACCAGATCGAAGATGAACTCCCGTAGACCTCGGAACAGGGACTCAAAGTTACCACACTGATTGAGTCCACTTGGATCGCTGGTCTCAATATTAAATCTTCGATGCCGTGCCGCTGCATCAACACCGTGCAGTGCTCTCATTTTGTCTCGAACTCGCTCTAACTGTGCCGGATTAAAATCGACCAGCGTGATATGCAAATCTGGAAACAACGCTTGCAATGTTAAGGCAGTACACCCGCCAGAAGCAATCAACAGCACATTGCTGGCATTTGTTAAACGAACCAGCTCCGCCTCCACCATCGGATCTTCTCTGACGACTGCAAATTGGACATCGTTATCCGGCATCTGCCCTAACTCCACAGATAATCGTTGCGTGTCCTCTGTTGAGGTAATCTAACCAGTATGTGGTTTATTCCTTATAATAAATCACGCGCCTATAACGCCTCATCAAGATACGCTTCAATCTTTTCCAACGTCTTTTTGCCGATACCGCGAAAACCCTTGAGTTTTCCTTCATCAATCGCCGCTCTGAGCGAAACAAGACTCTCTACACCGACTTCTTCATATAACCGCTTAATTGTTTTGGCGCCGAGTCCGGGTATAGGCACAAGCTCAACGACCGTTCGGGGGGTATCACCGGCGAACTCCTCCAATTTCCCGCTTGTACCCGTTTCTACGAATTCCCTGATAATTTCCGCAATGATTTCCCCGACCCCTCCAATTTCCTCTATCAACCGTCCCTGTGCGATTAAATCCGACACCGGCTCTGGAAAGCGAGAGATAGAATGCGAGAGGCGCGGGTATCGTGATGCGTGGTCTTCTGGATAGTCCGCAATAATTAGGAAGGTATGGAGCTCCAAGAGTCTTAGCGCAATTTCATCGTTTTCATGCCAACGTGTCCGTCCCTTCGCATCAACGTAAGAGCCGTCTTCTAAATTTTTCTCACCGTTCACTATTGTCCCTCCAACGTAGCATCTGAATTGTGGCATCCCAAAGTGCTACCGCTAAATAGTCGCCGTTAGGCGAGAAGGCTAACGATTGAATGCCAGTCGGATAGGTTTCCCAAATTACCGTTTCACCCTCGGAGATGTCCCACACCCGGAGATTCGCAGCTTCATCACCTGAAGCAAGATATTTACCACTTGGTGAAAAAGCAAGTGCTCGGGTCCAATACGCTTCAAACCCAGATTTTGCGAGAAGTTGCCTGCCGGTCTCAATTTCCCAAACGCGGATTCCAGACTGAGCGTTCTTCTGTGTGTCAACAGCTAACAACCTCGCATCTGCTGAGAACAACACATTCCAGACCCCTAAAATCTCGCCGGTGTCAAAAATATGCATTGGACGTCCCGCGGCAGCGTTCCAAATCTCAATAGCCGTCCGATGCCCCTCACCATCTCGGTAACTCCCTGCTGCCGCAGCAATGAACCGACCATCACGAGAAAGAGCGAGACCGTTCCGAATGGGCATTGCTGTCTCCAAAGTCTTCAATCTCTGCGGGCGGACTTGTTCTCCCTCAAGTGCTTCTGTGGTATCCGAGAACTCTATCTGCCACATCTCAATCTGCTCATCACCTTCCGATAATACCGCCAACGTGCCGTTAGCCGACAGGCTACCACTCTCATAAGCACCTTTTGTCAGTGTGAGCTCAGCGTTGGATGCAAGATGGACGACAGCAATGCTCTCATCTGCTGTTTTGATGAGGAGTTGATCCGCATCAACAGCATAGGCAAACCATCGCTTTTCGGGGACGGTACAAATAGTTCGATTCTGCCGTGTCTGGACATCCCACATCACGACGGTGCCGTCCATCTGTTTAACAATCAACCTCGTACCGTCTTTGTTGAAGGCCATCTGTCGCGCGACATCAGGCAGGAGTCTATCAAGTCGAGGGTCCTGCTTCTCACCAAGTTGAAAGGCAAATTCCAACGTCGCGCCTTGTACTGATAGGCATAACACATTAAAGAAAAAAAGTGCAAGTAAATTCTTCATAATATAAAAAAAGTAGGGCTGAGGCATTGGAACCTCGCCCTACTATATGTCCTATTCATAGAGTTCCGTCGCGGTTTCACCGCGCGCGAAACGGTGAGCCGTCTGAACAGCGGAATCATTTCCGGCGTTTCTGCGAATATCGGTTGCCCATCGCGCCAATCCAACTATCAGTTGATTTCTCCCAGGATGGGATCCACACGTTTTCCACTCCTCAGACACCATATAAATTGAACTGAGCAGATGGTGACCGTTATCATCCTTAAGAATACTCAGTCCCATTTCAGCCATCAACCGCTCCGCAGAGCATCCAGCATTAAGATACTCACGGGTACGTCGTCCGATTTCCTGAATACGGACAGACTCAATCCCATCTAAGATCTCCGAAAGCACTACATCCTCATCAAGAACAACACGATTTGTAGATGTTCTCGACGCTGTGATAGGTTGATAGCGAATGTTAAGCCATCGGTTCTCGAAAAACCGCCACGCTGCATGATAAAGTGCCTTCGCGGCGACTTTCGTTCCACCATACCGAAGCACCTTTCTCACAGTCGCTCCCAACTCCATCTCTTCTTGTAGGTCCCACCAACCTGGACTCATGTTCACCGGTGTCCGTGCCATTCTATCGCCTGCCATCATAACCATAGTTGTAGCAAGATCGTTAATCGGAACACCCGCGGCAAGCATTTCCGTTAGTGTATCAAAAACCTCATTGAGATCACCACTGACCAGAGCCGCCGAGAATTTATCTTCGTCATAATCAACAGATGTCCCCTGTGGAAGTTCATCAAAGAGAGGACTGATTTCTTCCAGTTTTTGGATCGCTTCACGATGAAGTTCACTCGGTCTGCCGCGTCCCTCACCCAGAATCTTTGCGCCGAGGTTGCAGACTAACTCCTCAGTCAACTCCCATCCAAACCGATCCAACAACTCAGCCAAGTGTCCAAGATTAATGAGATTTCTGGAATGATTGATGAAGAAGGGTTGAACGGCACATTCAAACAGGAGTGGTACAATTTTTTCATCCTGTCCGCCTAACCGTCGCGCCGTGATCAGACACTTTTCGATACCCTCCCATTCTTTATCAGCGGTGAACACCCGAATCCAGTCTTTTAGTTTCTGCCAATCAATCGGTGGGGGAAGAGGACGGCGATCGGGTCTATCTCCCAATCTACCCGCTGCACCCTCTGCCGCCAACATCAACGGGATAAGTCGATCTTCGGGTTCGTACATACGGGCGACCTTTACGCCGTTCATCAGCATCGCCAACTTTCTGCCACCATTGAACGCATCCTGATCTGTAGAGACATGTTGCCCCATGTGTTTGACCATCAATTCCAAGGTCTCTTCTTCGGAAACACCTTTCGCTAACATAATCGCAATCGCTTTAGAAAGCGTCCAGTTGTCCGTCGTTAATAAGCCCTCCTTTAGGAGCAAAAAATGGGCATCGTCGCGTTTCTTACCGCCACTGGCGACATCCACATAGATATCACCATTCCGCACCTCAACAGGAAACGTGGCGAGGTCATCACAACCCCCCGTAAAGCATCCGCCACCCTCCATGTCGTAACTCCAGCCGTGCCAATCACACGATAAAACGCCTCTCCTGACGCGCCCTCTCACCAATGGATACCCCATGTGTGGACATTGATTATCCGTCGCATAGATAGCACCCTCATGCTGAAACAGAGCGATGCTATGTCCTTCAACTCTAACTGCCCTCGGTTTCCCTTCCGCTACATCGCTGCGGGCAGCAACCTTGACGAAATTGGTATTCTCTAACACTGTCTTTCTCTCCT
It includes:
- a CDS encoding DUF3419 family protein; the encoded protein is MPDNDVQFAVVREDPMVEAELVRLTNASNVLLIASGGCTALTLQALFPDLHITLVDFNPAQLERVRDKMRALHGVDAAARHRRFNIETSDPSGLNQCGNFESLFRGLREFIFDLVADEAEIRLLFEEKGRLADVSELLFSNKYWSVAFDLYFSDSLLNAMFGPDATQHAETGSYRRYFQRLFEKGLTSAGAFDNYFLHHVFLGYYLQRPASLPYYLLAPFTDYCFQMIEGTLDGVPELQRFDLISLSNIMDWMPLAEITSLIGYLQNEMKSGATVLYRQLNNYTDLSTYFGDSFTFNEGLGIRFQEIERSLFYASVHVGKRK
- a CDS encoding helix-hairpin-helix domain-containing protein, which codes for MNGEKNLEDGSYVDAKGRTRWHENDEIALRLLELHTFLIIADYPEDHASRYPRLSHSISRFPEPVSDLIAQGRLIEEIGGVGEIIAEIIREFVETGTSGKLEEFAGDTPRTVVELVPIPGLGAKTIKRLYEEVGVESLVSLRAAIDEGKLKGFRGIGKKTLEKIEAYLDEAL
- a CDS encoding Rieske (2Fe-2S) protein gives rise to the protein MLENTNFVKVAARSDVAEGKPRAVRVEGHSIALFQHEGAIYATDNQCPHMGYPLVRGRVRRGVLSCDWHGWSYDMEGGGCFTGGCDDLATFPVEVRNGDIYVDVASGGKKRDDAHFLLLKEGLLTTDNWTLSKAIAIMLAKGVSEEETLELMVKHMGQHVSTDQDAFNGGRKLAMLMNGVKVARMYEPEDRLIPLMLAAEGAAGRLGDRPDRRPLPPPIDWQKLKDWIRVFTADKEWEGIEKCLITARRLGGQDEKIVPLLFECAVQPFFINHSRNLINLGHLAELLDRFGWELTEELVCNLGAKILGEGRGRPSELHREAIQKLEEISPLFDELPQGTSVDYDEDKFSAALVSGDLNEVFDTLTEMLAAGVPINDLATTMVMMAGDRMARTPVNMSPGWWDLQEEMELGATVRKVLRYGGTKVAAKALYHAAWRFFENRWLNIRYQPITASRTSTNRVVLDEDVVLSEILDGIESVRIQEIGRRTREYLNAGCSAERLMAEMGLSILKDDNGHHLLSSIYMVSEEWKTCGSHPGRNQLIVGLARWATDIRRNAGNDSAVQTAHRFARGETATELYE